A section of the Metabacillus endolithicus genome encodes:
- the yumC gene encoding ferredoxin--NADP reductase 2 — MKEDTKVYDITIIGGGPVGLFTAFYGGMRQASVKIIESLPQLGGQLSTLYPEKYIYDVAGFPKIRAQELVDNLKEQMGQFEQTVVLDQAVEHVEKQADGVFMLTTNNEVHYTKTIIITAGNGAFKPRKLELEESEKYENQNLHYFVDDLNKFAERNVAILGGGDSAVDWALMLEPVAKSVSLIHRRDKFRAHEHSVELLMKSKVQVLTPFVPVELNGEQVISQVVLEEVKGDRKEVLEIDDLIVNYGFVSSLGPIKDWGLTIEKNSIVVNSKMETNIEGIYAAGDICTYDGKVKLIASGFGEAPTAVNNAKAYMDPKARVQPLHSTSLFN, encoded by the coding sequence ATGAAAGAAGATACTAAAGTTTATGATATTACCATTATTGGTGGAGGTCCTGTTGGATTATTCACTGCATTCTATGGTGGAATGAGACAGGCAAGTGTAAAAATCATTGAGAGTCTTCCTCAATTAGGTGGCCAGCTTTCTACATTATATCCTGAAAAATACATCTATGACGTTGCAGGCTTTCCAAAAATAAGAGCTCAAGAGCTTGTAGACAATTTGAAGGAGCAAATGGGTCAGTTTGAGCAAACAGTTGTTTTAGATCAAGCTGTTGAACACGTTGAGAAACAAGCTGACGGAGTATTCATGTTAACCACTAATAATGAAGTTCATTATACAAAAACAATCATCATTACAGCAGGTAATGGTGCTTTTAAGCCTCGCAAACTTGAGCTTGAGGAAAGCGAGAAATATGAGAATCAAAATTTACATTATTTCGTTGATGATTTAAATAAATTTGCCGAAAGAAACGTAGCTATTCTTGGTGGTGGAGACTCTGCCGTTGACTGGGCATTAATGCTCGAACCTGTTGCAAAAAGTGTAAGTTTAATACATAGACGAGATAAATTCAGAGCACATGAACATAGTGTTGAATTATTAATGAAATCAAAGGTACAGGTTTTAACACCATTTGTTCCAGTCGAGCTAAATGGGGAACAGGTTATTTCTCAAGTAGTATTAGAAGAAGTGAAAGGTGATCGAAAAGAAGTTTTAGAAATTGACGATCTTATCGTTAATTATGGATTTGTATCCTCACTTGGACCAATTAAAGATTGGGGTTTAACAATTGAGAAAAATTCAATTGTTGTTAACTCCAAAATGGAAACGAACATTGAAGGAATTTATGCAGCTGGAGATATCTGCACCTATGATGGCAAGGTAAAACTAATTGCAAGTGGATTTGGCGAGGCTCCGACAGCAGTAAACAATGCTAAGGCATATATGGATCCAAAAGCACGTGTCCAGCCATTACACAGCACGAGTTTATTTAATTAA
- a CDS encoding HesB/IscA family protein, whose product MSEIVKITEAAAYQIKDMMKEHEEENSYLRVGVKGGGCSGLSYGMGFEHEITEEDQVLEQHDMTILIKKEDAAILNGTIIDYKQSMMGGGFTIDNPNAIASCGCGSSFRTATNTGTPENC is encoded by the coding sequence ATGAGTGAAATTGTCAAAATTACAGAAGCTGCTGCTTATCAGATAAAAGATATGATGAAAGAACATGAAGAGGAAAATTCGTATCTTCGTGTTGGTGTTAAAGGTGGAGGCTGTAGTGGTCTTTCATATGGAATGGGATTTGAGCATGAAATAACGGAAGAAGATCAAGTTCTTGAACAACATGATATGACAATTCTTATTAAAAAAGAAGATGCAGCCATTTTAAATGGAACGATTATTGATTATAAGCAATCCATGATGGGTGGGGGCTTTACGATAGACAACCCAAATGCCATAGCCAGTTGTGGATGCGGATCATCGTTTAGAACAGCTACAAACACTGGAACGCCTGAAAATTGCTAG
- the dapF gene encoding diaminopimelate epimerase yields MNSFQFTKMHGLGNNYIYVNTFEEKLEEGQLSDIARQVSNVYTGIGSDGLILICPSDKAEVKMRIFNNDGSEGKNCGNGLRCVAKYAFEHNLVKEKTFKIETLSGLVEATIHVEENRVNLVTVDMGSPRLSKAEIPMEGEGSEQTISESIEFSGQQYDVTAVSMGNPHIIFYVDDITQAPVTTLGPIVEKDRRFPEGVNVEFVEVVSKNELHFRVWERGSGVTQACGTGACAAVVSSVLNKHTNQGEETVVHLAGGDLLINWTNEGNVLMTGPAEVICTGIFYIK; encoded by the coding sequence ATGAACTCATTTCAATTTACGAAAATGCACGGATTAGGAAACAACTATATATATGTTAATACTTTTGAGGAAAAGCTTGAAGAAGGCCAATTATCAGACATTGCCAGACAGGTCTCAAATGTATATACAGGGATTGGCTCTGATGGTCTTATCTTAATATGTCCTTCAGATAAAGCAGAAGTTAAAATGAGAATCTTTAATAATGATGGCTCAGAAGGAAAAAATTGCGGAAATGGATTAAGATGTGTTGCTAAGTACGCCTTTGAGCATAATTTAGTAAAAGAGAAAACATTTAAAATTGAAACATTGTCAGGTCTTGTTGAAGCAACTATTCATGTTGAGGAAAACCGAGTAAACCTCGTAACAGTTGATATGGGATCACCGCGTTTATCAAAAGCAGAGATACCAATGGAAGGTGAGGGTTCTGAACAAACCATATCAGAATCAATCGAATTCTCAGGGCAACAATATGATGTAACAGCTGTTTCAATGGGGAATCCTCATATTATTTTCTATGTGGATGATATAACTCAAGCACCTGTTACAACACTTGGTCCTATCGTTGAAAAAGATCGTCGTTTTCCTGAAGGAGTAAATGTAGAGTTTGTAGAGGTTGTTTCCAAAAATGAATTGCATTTTCGAGTCTGGGAGAGAGGGTCTGGTGTTACACAGGCATGTGGTACAGGAGCTTGTGCAGCAGTTGTTTCTTCCGTGTTAAACAAACATACAAATCAAGGAGAAGAAACTGTTGTGCACCTCGCTGGAGGGGATCTGCTGATTAATTGGACAAATGAAGGAAATGTTTTAATGACAGGTCCTGCAGAAGTCATATGTACTGGAATCTTTTATATTAAATAA
- a CDS encoding DUF2225 domain-containing protein gives MNNELHHLYDRKVNCLMCKTNYTTKKVLSRFIRAHRHDTDFCSYYTSTEINPLLYYVSVCPNCGFSSSEECSTYFPPNAKEMIQQKVCDNWSGRNYCFERTVDTAIESYKLAIYCSSIKKENHVALAGLYLRLSWLFRTEKINHEEEQRFLRLALEEYVNSYMVDDYSGTQLSEIKLLYLIGDLSRRLDLVSQATQYFSKVIEKQTDTLEKGIVQMAKDRWAEMREVKSS, from the coding sequence GTGAATAATGAACTACATCATTTGTATGATCGTAAAGTTAATTGCTTAATGTGTAAAACCAATTATACAACGAAAAAAGTACTTTCCAGATTTATTCGTGCACACCGGCACGATACAGACTTTTGTTCATATTACACTTCAACAGAAATCAACCCGCTTTTATATTATGTTTCTGTTTGTCCAAACTGCGGCTTTTCTTCCTCTGAGGAATGCTCGACTTATTTTCCTCCAAATGCAAAAGAAATGATTCAACAAAAAGTTTGTGACAATTGGAGTGGAAGAAATTATTGTTTTGAGCGTACCGTTGATACAGCGATAGAATCTTACAAGTTAGCCATTTACTGCTCTAGTATAAAAAAAGAAAATCATGTTGCACTAGCTGGTCTTTATTTAAGATTATCGTGGTTATTTCGTACTGAGAAAATTAACCACGAGGAAGAACAACGCTTTTTAAGGCTAGCTCTTGAAGAATATGTTAACTCTTATATGGTTGATGACTATTCAGGAACCCAGCTTTCAGAAATTAAGCTTCTTTATCTGATCGGAGACTTAAGCAGAAGATTAGATCTAGTTAGCCAAGCAACACAGTATTTTTCCAAGGTAATCGAAAAACAAACGGACACTCTTGAAAAAGGTATTGTGC